The Poecilia reticulata strain Guanapo linkage group LG13, Guppy_female_1.0+MT, whole genome shotgun sequence genome has a segment encoding these proteins:
- the ompa gene encoding olfactory marker protein a, translating to MDADKSSSEKLVLEFKEDTDLTEMMRRRVSSLQKTGQKRQDGERLLLPHEAVHRLDFPVQELNFSRWYFSLSGHGRVTITGISQHWTPDLTNLMTRQLLEPIGTFWRNAEDPEDSPLKCLEADMQEFGERIAELAKVRKVMYFLFAYKDGSTAGNLDCTIEFITEK from the exons ATGGACGCGGATAAATCTTCCTCTGAGAAGTTGGTGCTTGAGTTTAAGGAAGACACCGATCTGACGGAG ATGATGCGTCGTCGCGTCTCATCTCTGCAGAAAACCGGGCAGAAGCGTCAGGACGGCGAGCGGCTGCTGCTCCCCCACGAGGCCGTGCATCGCCTCGACTTCCCCGTCCAGGAGCTCAACTTCTCCCGCTGGTACTTCTCCCTCTCGGGCCACGGCCGAGTCACCATCACCGGCATCTCCCAGCACTGGACCCCGGACCTCACCAACCTGATGACCCGTCAGCTCCTGGAACCGATCGGGACGTTCTGGAGAAACGCCGAGGACCCGGAGGACTCGCCGCTGAAGTGTCTGGAGGCCGACATGCAGGAGTTCGGGGAAAGGATCGCGGAGCTGGCGAAAGTGAGGAAGGTCATGTATTTCCTGTTCGCGTACAAGGACGGGTCCACAGCAGGAAACCTCGACTGCACCATTGAGTTTATAACCGAGAAGTAA